From a single Nostoc sp. MS1 genomic region:
- a CDS encoding single-stranded DNA-binding protein → MNSCVLMAEIIQAPQLRYTSDNLAVTEMLVQFPNSQKPDDPPATLKVVGWGNLATEIQQNYHQGDRVIIAGRLGMNTIDRPEGFKEKRAELTVQQIQSVSADFAPSASVERSPAATETPSRPPSAAVTIQNDVPTYETPRPTPTPAASKVSVAPPVTNYQPVEEPETDDIPF, encoded by the coding sequence ATGAACAGTTGTGTTTTAATGGCGGAAATTATTCAAGCACCGCAACTGCGCTATACATCAGATAACTTAGCAGTTACAGAAATGCTGGTGCAGTTTCCTAATTCCCAGAAGCCAGATGATCCCCCAGCTACTTTAAAGGTTGTGGGATGGGGTAATCTAGCCACAGAAATTCAGCAAAACTATCATCAAGGCGATCGCGTCATCATCGCTGGACGTTTAGGCATGAATACCATCGACCGTCCAGAAGGATTCAAAGAAAAACGTGCTGAATTAACAGTACAACAGATTCAATCAGTTAGCGCTGACTTCGCCCCATCAGCATCAGTAGAGAGATCACCAGCCGCGACGGAAACCCCATCTCGTCCACCATCGGCGGCTGTGACTATCCAAAACGATGTTCCCACCTACGAAACACCCCGTCCAACTCCTACCCCAGCCGCTAGTAAAGTTAGTGTTGCGCCTCCAGTAACTAACTACCAACCAGTAGAAGAACCAGAAACGGATGATATTCCGTTTTAG
- a CDS encoding ABC transporter ATP-binding protein has product MRETVLEVRNLQVEFSSDGDAVKAVDGVSFVLHRGETLGIVGESGSGKSVTSLAVMGLLQHPGRISSGEILFRDQANANPINLAALSSEEMQLYRGGDIAMIFQEPMSSLNPVYTIGFQLTEAILRHQQVSVNEAKRIAIAGLQEVKLLPSDEQLKQQYIESWPQTNPNAPLDEYKVAQLVKQHKELMLERYPHQLSGGQLQRVMIAMAISCNPLLLIADEPTTALDVTVQATIIDLLRELQQKREMALIFITHDLGLISEIADQVAVMYKGKVVEYGAAEQIFSNPQHPYTKGLVACRPTLTRHPHKLLTVSDYMSVEETPNGQLIIQEKEPAQPPDITYQEIAARLESLQQKPLLLQIRNLKVGFPVKGWFGGTKRYQMAVNDVSFDVKTGETVGLVGESGCGKTTLGRTLLRLIEPMSGQIIFDGQDITNLKGEPLQKLRREMQIVFQNPFSSLDPRMKVGDAVMEPLLIHSVGKTTRQRRERVAELLERVGLSADAMNRYPHQFSGGQRQRVCIARSLALNPKFIICDESVSALDVSVQAQVLNLLKELQEEFQLTYIFISHDLSVVKFMSDRILVMNRGQIVEQGTAESIYREPKEAYTQKLIASIPTGSPERVRSHHLKTS; this is encoded by the coding sequence ATGAGAGAAACTGTCCTAGAGGTTCGCAATCTGCAAGTTGAATTTTCCAGTGATGGCGATGCTGTCAAAGCTGTCGATGGGGTTTCTTTTGTGCTACATCGTGGTGAAACTCTAGGAATAGTTGGTGAGTCTGGAAGTGGTAAATCAGTCACCTCATTGGCGGTAATGGGTTTGTTGCAGCATCCTGGCAGAATTAGTAGTGGCGAAATCTTGTTTCGTGACCAAGCTAATGCTAATCCTATAAATTTAGCGGCTTTATCTTCTGAGGAAATGCAGCTATATCGGGGTGGAGATATTGCGATGATTTTTCAGGAACCGATGAGTTCACTGAACCCAGTTTATACGATTGGGTTTCAGCTGACAGAAGCAATTCTCCGCCATCAGCAGGTTAGTGTAAATGAAGCAAAACGGATTGCGATCGCAGGTCTGCAAGAGGTTAAACTTTTACCTAGCGATGAGCAACTTAAACAACAATATATTGAAAGTTGGCCGCAAACTAACCCCAATGCACCCCTTGATGAGTATAAAGTAGCGCAGTTGGTGAAGCAGCATAAAGAATTAATGCTGGAACGCTACCCCCACCAACTATCAGGGGGACAGCTACAACGGGTGATGATTGCGATGGCAATTTCCTGTAATCCTTTGTTGTTAATTGCTGATGAACCAACTACAGCTTTAGATGTTACCGTACAAGCAACCATTATCGATTTGTTGCGAGAATTGCAACAAAAACGGGAAATGGCGTTAATTTTTATTACTCATGACTTGGGTTTAATCTCGGAAATTGCCGACCAAGTGGCAGTAATGTACAAAGGTAAAGTTGTCGAATACGGTGCAGCAGAGCAGATTTTTAGTAATCCCCAACATCCCTACACTAAAGGATTGGTAGCTTGTCGCCCTACCCTTACCCGCCATCCCCACAAATTACTCACCGTTTCTGACTACATGAGTGTGGAGGAAACACCAAACGGACAGTTAATTATTCAAGAGAAAGAACCTGCACAACCTCCAGACATCACCTATCAAGAAATCGCCGCTAGACTAGAAAGTCTGCAACAAAAGCCCCTACTATTACAAATCCGCAACTTAAAAGTAGGGTTCCCGGTAAAAGGTTGGTTTGGGGGAACGAAACGTTACCAAATGGCAGTTAATGATGTTTCCTTTGATGTGAAAACAGGGGAAACTGTAGGGTTAGTTGGGGAATCTGGTTGTGGTAAAACTACTCTGGGTAGAACTTTGCTACGTTTAATTGAACCAATGAGTGGGCAAATTATCTTTGATGGACAAGATATTACCAATCTCAAAGGTGAACCGTTGCAAAAACTGCGGAGGGAAATGCAAATTGTCTTTCAAAATCCCTTTAGTTCCCTTGACCCCCGGATGAAGGTAGGGGATGCAGTCATGGAACCTTTGTTAATCCACTCTGTAGGTAAAACAACTCGACAACGACGCGAAAGAGTGGCGGAATTGTTAGAAAGGGTGGGTTTGAGTGCTGATGCAATGAATCGTTATCCGCATCAATTTTCTGGTGGTCAACGTCAACGGGTTTGTATTGCCCGTTCCTTGGCATTAAATCCCAAGTTTATTATCTGTGACGAATCTGTTTCTGCGTTGGATGTGTCAGTACAGGCGCAAGTATTGAATCTGCTGAAAGAATTACAGGAAGAATTTCAGCTAACTTATATATTTATTTCCCATGACTTAAGCGTCGTCAAATTTATGAGCGATCGCATTTTAGTCATGAATCGTGGTCAAATAGTTGAACAAGGCACAGCCGAAAGCATCTACCGCGAACCCAAGGAAGCCTACACCCAAAAATTAATCGCCTCCATCCCCACAGGTAGCCCAGAAAGAGTTCGTAGCCACCACCTGAAAACTTCTTAA
- a CDS encoding class I SAM-dependent methyltransferase, which produces MPAGQNTIWETLLAPVARFLIDEDKWRRYAQSIDWEKESVGVARRRHRFRRNDVIIPSYYSSQNFHGIKRGYLNSSAAVSYDPITEYALPPNETWVRQALIDAVKVQPRRILDLGCGTGSTTLMLKQAFPQADVIGLDLSPYMLVRAEDKAKNAGLDISWRHGNAEKTSFPDASFNLITAALLFHETPVAVSQAILQECFRLLVPGGQVLILDGSQKSLRQLEWLNNIFEEPYIHEYAADSVDAWMGAAGFGGVGTEDVWLIHQLTSGVKPIFLNDRTVGVNQRQYTPAIDNNNQEGLESPALA; this is translated from the coding sequence ATGCCAGCAGGTCAAAATACTATTTGGGAAACCTTATTAGCGCCTGTAGCCCGGTTTTTGATTGATGAGGATAAGTGGCGGCGTTATGCTCAAAGTATTGATTGGGAGAAAGAAAGCGTAGGCGTAGCCCGCCGTAGGCATCGCTTCCGTAGAAATGATGTAATAATTCCCTCGTACTACAGTAGCCAGAACTTTCACGGTATTAAGCGAGGATATCTTAATTCTAGTGCGGCTGTCAGCTATGATCCAATTACGGAATACGCCCTACCACCGAATGAAACATGGGTGCGTCAAGCCTTGATTGATGCGGTAAAAGTCCAGCCAAGACGCATATTAGACTTGGGTTGTGGTACGGGTTCCACGACATTAATGTTAAAACAGGCTTTTCCTCAAGCAGATGTGATCGGTTTGGATTTATCACCCTATATGCTGGTAAGGGCAGAAGATAAAGCCAAAAATGCGGGTTTAGATATTAGCTGGCGACATGGAAACGCAGAAAAAACTAGTTTTCCCGATGCTTCTTTTAATTTAATTACGGCTGCTTTATTGTTTCACGAAACACCTGTGGCAGTATCCCAAGCAATCTTACAAGAATGTTTCCGGTTGTTGGTTCCTGGTGGGCAAGTGTTAATTTTGGATGGGAGTCAGAAAAGCCTACGTCAATTGGAATGGCTGAATAATATTTTTGAAGAACCTTACATTCATGAGTATGCGGCTGACAGCGTAGATGCGTGGATGGGTGCGGCTGGGTTTGGCGGAGTAGGTACAGAAGATGTATGGTTGATACATCAACTAACTAGCGGTGTTAAACCTATTTTCCTAAACGATCGCACTGTTGGGGTAAACCAAAGACAATATACACCAGCAATAGATAATAATAATCAGGAGGGTTTAGAATCTCCAGCTTTGGCATAG
- a CDS encoding ATP-binding protein, giving the protein MNAEEAFDFIDHLVASKEGAGFRDAEKAVFLGIWEGKIYSVIAEEINYEVQSVKEIGGRIFQKISQVSQIEIKINKDNFKNSIDKIYKNQSIQILTTPKSAIELTNPFIPQQGRVEDAKQFFGRKQEIQRIFEIFNSGSSIVLVGEEGIGKSSLLWKICQQAENQLQRQPAFLDLNWVNDEEEFYKALCYEIGIPESKGYMLTRNLRDKRVLLAIDNVGKLTWQGFTRQVRDYLRGLAEGSNLRLALAATEPLDKLFHDSQDDGKTSPLAGICQEENIKPWDENSIRDFVSSRLAMTSVTFAEEEIIQLIQESSGHPRKLMQLCYRNYSSYFSNGNRG; this is encoded by the coding sequence ATGAACGCAGAAGAGGCATTTGATTTTATTGATCACCTAGTTGCTTCCAAAGAGGGGGCTGGTTTTCGTGATGCTGAAAAGGCTGTGTTCTTAGGAATATGGGAAGGCAAGATTTATTCTGTCATTGCGGAAGAAATAAATTATGAGGTGCAATCTGTAAAAGAAATAGGAGGTAGAATATTTCAGAAAATATCTCAAGTTTCTCAAATAGAAATTAAGATTAATAAAGATAATTTTAAAAATTCAATAGATAAAATATATAAAAATCAATCTATACAAATTCTAACTACCCCAAAATCAGCTATAGAACTTACTAACCCTTTTATTCCCCAGCAAGGGAGGGTGGAAGATGCAAAACAATTCTTTGGGCGGAAGCAGGAAATACAAAGAATATTTGAAATTTTTAACAGTGGTAGTAGTATAGTTCTCGTAGGGGAAGAAGGGATTGGCAAATCTTCTCTGTTATGGAAGATTTGTCAACAGGCAGAAAATCAGCTTCAGCGTCAGCCAGCATTTTTAGATTTGAATTGGGTTAATGATGAGGAAGAATTTTATAAAGCTTTGTGTTACGAGATAGGTATCCCTGAAAGTAAGGGTTATATGCTAACTCGCAATTTACGAGATAAACGAGTGCTGCTGGCTATAGATAATGTAGGTAAATTGACTTGGCAAGGGTTTACTCGGCAAGTGCGAGATTATTTGCGGGGTTTAGCTGAGGGTAGTAATCTGCGGTTGGCTTTAGCTGCAACTGAACCTCTAGACAAGCTATTTCACGATAGTCAGGATGATGGTAAAACATCACCACTGGCTGGTATTTGTCAGGAGGAGAATATCAAGCCGTGGGATGAAAACAGCATTCGTGATTTTGTTAGCAGTCGTCTAGCTATGACCTCAGTGACGTTTGCTGAGGAAGAAATTATTCAACTAATTCAAGAAAGTAGCGGACATCCTCGCAAACTGATGCAGTTGTGTTATCGAAATTACTCAAGCTATTTTAGCAACGGGAATAGAGGATAA
- a CDS encoding AAA family ATPase, producing MTSPVPPLNLAPKLRRPLSLWNPLDYLRLLYWVFFFPQALRWYVDTFGGGYIPEEEMNWRKGWEVLRQHPIQRELLFQGVILTVVTPLILGLIVERLNVPFNWLGVALGVPLGVAFGVAFGVAFGVAFGVALSVALGVVLGVALGVALSVAFGVAYGVALGVTLGVAGGVAFGVAGGVAGGVALGVAAFGVAFGVGLSVAAFGVAFGVALGVLRGVALGVAGGVAAYAVAFGLALGLANLRLDNWVFSLLLNSNSSNYSKWLIPRITPLPLPNLTFRLQNWLQEDWESGLNNINKLLAYTLQFIPVIQAVNKILDRTPSEQIIWRVSKLAESPSDWTLVRFASASLNASFKSKFISRLLIIPPFWRMRWQARLFTDTRLDTPARAAAAGFWYLHEEEPAKAQQAFAVVRSLLYGEEMYILAQTLAAFQKATTVDSIANLQIPAFPQEPFLRPNTWNTLKNLRCVAEDIQFVNKSVSLSARSLALNRALGEIRSILNTTYNLPQAERWLIIYITATWGKSLLKIAREVGEISITKPVINPYIIGNPVQGNLFVGREDVLRQLEELWVMGNQLQSVVLYGHRRMGKTSIFLNAANCLGSRIQLAYVNLLRLGDSPQGVGEVLMAISDEISQTVKLPPPNDADLLNLPYRTFERYLKQVEAQLETGLIIALDEFEKIEELIEARKIPQDFMGYLRGLVQMSSKIAFAFAGLHTLEEMTADYFQPFFASVIPIHIKFLERAATRQILANPNEDFLLDYTPEALDKIYALTSGQPFLVQLMGFQLVRRYNDQVFEQGRPRDPVFTIEDVEAVIDNPEFFQRGRYYFDGVWGQAAQDVEGQQEILKVLAPHEDGLSFDVLAESTGMNGHTLQAALDTLKRHDVVAETEGSWRIIVELFRRSVVRWRIGNSNP from the coding sequence ATGACTTCTCCTGTACCTCCCCTAAACTTAGCACCAAAATTGCGGCGACCCCTGTCACTGTGGAATCCCTTAGATTATCTGCGTCTGTTGTACTGGGTGTTTTTCTTTCCCCAGGCTTTGCGATGGTATGTTGATACTTTTGGAGGTGGGTATATTCCCGAAGAAGAAATGAACTGGCGAAAAGGATGGGAAGTTTTGCGTCAGCATCCTATCCAACGTGAGTTACTTTTCCAGGGTGTGATACTAACGGTCGTTACACCGTTAATTTTAGGTCTAATTGTTGAGCGTTTAAACGTTCCTTTTAACTGGTTAGGCGTGGCATTGGGTGTGCCGTTGGGTGTGGCGTTTGGTGTGGCGTTTGGTGTGGCGTTTGGTGTGGCGTTTGGTGTGGCGTTAAGCGTGGCGTTAGGCGTGGTGTTAGGCGTGGCGTTAGGCGTGGCGTTAAGCGTGGCGTTTGGTGTGGCATATGGCGTGGCGTTAGGCGTGACGTTAGGCGTGGCGGGAGGTGTGGCGTTTGGTGTGGCGGGAGGCGTGGCGGGAGGCGTGGCGTTAGGTGTGGCGGCGTTTGGCGTGGCGTTTGGCGTGGGGTTAAGCGTGGCGGCGTTTGGCGTGGCGTTTGGCGTGGCGTTAGGTGTGTTGAGAGGTGTAGCGTTAGGCGTGGCGGGAGGTGTGGCAGCGTATGCCGTGGCGTTTGGCTTGGCGTTAGGCTTGGCTAATTTACGTCTAGACAATTGGGTTTTTAGCTTACTCTTAAACTCAAACTCGTCCAATTATAGTAAATGGCTAATACCGCGTATCACTCCTCTCCCTTTACCAAATCTTACTTTTCGCTTGCAGAATTGGCTACAAGAAGATTGGGAATCAGGTTTAAATAATATTAATAAATTGTTAGCATATACTCTGCAATTTATTCCTGTTATTCAAGCAGTTAATAAAATACTTGACAGAACTCCATCAGAGCAAATTATCTGGCGTGTTTCTAAATTGGCTGAATCTCCTTCTGACTGGACTTTAGTACGTTTTGCCTCAGCTTCTCTGAACGCAAGTTTCAAATCAAAATTTATAAGTAGATTGTTGATCATTCCTCCCTTTTGGCGTATGAGATGGCAAGCTCGTTTATTCACAGATACTCGTTTGGATACTCCTGCTCGTGCTGCTGCGGCTGGTTTTTGGTATCTCCATGAAGAAGAACCAGCAAAAGCGCAGCAGGCATTTGCTGTAGTACGTTCTCTACTTTACGGTGAGGAAATGTATATCCTTGCCCAAACTCTAGCAGCATTTCAAAAGGCAACAACAGTGGATAGCATTGCTAATCTGCAAATACCCGCTTTTCCACAAGAACCTTTTTTACGCCCAAATACCTGGAATACTCTTAAAAATCTACGTTGCGTAGCTGAGGACATCCAGTTTGTTAACAAAAGTGTGTCTCTTTCAGCGAGGTCTTTAGCTCTTAATCGTGCTTTGGGTGAAATAAGAAGCATTTTAAACACAACCTATAATTTACCACAAGCGGAACGATGGTTAATTATATATATCACTGCTACTTGGGGAAAGAGTCTTTTAAAGATAGCTCGTGAGGTTGGAGAAATTTCTATCACCAAGCCTGTGATTAATCCTTATATCATAGGCAACCCAGTTCAAGGTAATCTGTTTGTCGGCAGAGAAGATGTGCTGAGACAGTTAGAAGAACTCTGGGTAATGGGTAATCAACTCCAGTCTGTAGTTCTTTACGGTCATAGGCGCATGGGTAAAACTTCAATCTTTCTGAATGCTGCTAACTGTCTAGGTTCAAGGATACAGTTAGCTTACGTCAACCTGCTGCGATTGGGAGATAGCCCCCAAGGAGTGGGTGAGGTGCTAATGGCTATTAGTGATGAAATTTCTCAAACTGTGAAACTTCCTCCACCAAATGACGCGGACTTATTAAATCTTCCCTATAGAACTTTTGAACGCTATTTAAAACAAGTAGAAGCACAATTAGAGACTGGGTTAATTATTGCCTTAGACGAATTTGAGAAAATTGAGGAACTCATCGAAGCCAGAAAAATCCCTCAAGATTTTATGGGTTATCTGCGGGGGTTGGTGCAAATGAGTTCTAAAATTGCCTTTGCCTTTGCTGGGTTACACACTTTAGAGGAGATGACAGCAGACTATTTTCAACCCTTTTTCGCCAGCGTTATTCCTATTCATATTAAATTTCTAGAACGTGCAGCTACTCGCCAAATTTTAGCTAACCCAAATGAAGACTTTCTCCTTGACTATACCCCAGAAGCTTTAGACAAAATCTATGCTTTAACATCTGGTCAACCCTTTTTAGTCCAACTGATGGGATTTCAGTTAGTGCGCCGCTACAATGACCAAGTTTTTGAGCAAGGAAGACCCCGCGACCCTGTTTTTACCATTGAAGATGTAGAAGCTGTAATTGATAACCCTGAGTTTTTCCAGCGCGGACGCTACTATTTTGATGGGGTTTGGGGTCAGGCGGCGCAAGATGTGGAGGGACAACAGGAAATTTTAAAGGTGCTTGCACCCCATGAAGATGGGTTGAGTTTTGATGTCTTAGCTGAGTCTACAGGTATGAATGGTCATACTTTGCAGGCTGCATTAGATACCTTAAAGCGTCATGATGTAGTTGCAGAAACTGAGGGAAGCTGGCGAATTATAGTAGAATTGTTCCGCCGTTCGGTTGTACGATGGAGAATAGGGAACTCGAATCCCTGA
- a CDS encoding HAD family hydrolase — protein MSLKAVLFDFNGVIINDERIHLQLIDEILVQENLQPQKVQERQASLGRSDRACFQELLANRGRVVSEDYVTGLLNRKAQAYALELEKLDKLTIYPGVEDLIYQVRSRNLKLGIVSGALRTEIDLVLNRANLAEYFKIIVAGDDITTSKPHPDGYLLAIERLNQEYPELNLQPQECLAIEDTPAGIGAAKRAQIQVLGVANTYPFHMLQRCCNWTVDYLSELELERVQAVFSGNKSQPSLTEC, from the coding sequence ATGAGTTTAAAGGCAGTTCTGTTTGATTTTAATGGCGTAATCATTAACGATGAGCGCATTCACCTACAATTAATAGATGAGATTCTCGTACAAGAAAATCTCCAACCCCAGAAAGTGCAAGAGCGTCAAGCTTCCTTGGGGCGGAGTGATCGCGCTTGTTTTCAAGAATTGCTGGCTAATCGTGGTAGAGTCGTCAGCGAGGATTATGTAACAGGGTTACTCAACCGCAAAGCCCAAGCCTACGCGCTGGAGTTGGAGAAATTAGATAAACTGACGATATATCCCGGCGTGGAAGATTTGATTTATCAGGTGCGATCGCGTAATCTCAAACTAGGTATAGTTAGTGGTGCGTTACGAACAGAAATTGATTTAGTTCTCAACCGCGCCAATTTAGCCGAGTATTTTAAAATTATCGTCGCAGGCGATGACATCACCACCAGTAAACCCCACCCAGACGGTTATTTGTTGGCGATAGAACGGCTGAATCAAGAATATCCAGAATTAAATCTGCAACCCCAGGAATGCTTGGCCATTGAAGACACCCCAGCAGGGATAGGAGCCGCCAAACGAGCGCAAATACAGGTTTTGGGCGTAGCGAATACCTACCCCTTCCATATGCTGCAACGCTGCTGTAATTGGACTGTCGATTACTTGAGCGAATTAGAACTGGAGCGAGTACAAGCAGTTTTTTCTGGCAATAAATCTCAGCCATCCCTAACTGAATGTTAA
- a CDS encoding serine/threonine-protein kinase codes for MTNLYCSKGHENYPGTRFCLKCGENLVDNFVNQGIQPGLTLSDRYLIVRQVGQGGFGRTYLAEDINRFRELCILKEFSPQVQTPYVLQKAEELFQREANVLYKLQHPQIPRFREIFRVNQMGKEYLFLVQDYVEGETYSSLLSYRTQQGLRFTEAEIRQLLLQILPVLDYIHSLGVIHRDISPDNLILRNVDQLPVLIDFGGVKQVAAVVASQYYQPGQLPAQPPATLLGKVGFAPPEQMQTGSVSPHSDLYALAVTALVLLTGKQPQELLDTYNLSWQWRREISLSPALGQVLDKMLAPRPGDRYQSAEQVLQALNPVPVYYPPTQAPVPQPPSHPPVPIPIPTTPETVAVSPPPPPLPPPAKSWWTPTKVFLATLVLVSGTGLLWWGVSKGDRNTISVDPTPTPTTSQPTSPIDKYSPEERQRKQKLSDRRQQLGIDSNFYINLVNQVFWDKNPSVRGRTLSDGPEDADLRAEWDATAAQLLDKLTPLSSRARRQLGTYTAAERDRWKVEVNQINVGSRSLYDLGDAAFFQAFPEQKGKNFIDQPIGQVWYAFVSDKLSAILAGTAFQKIVFDPDAITKTVSGTLQSAGGKVFIADLAKDQSLKLQLQANPKVLLSVYSPSGKIVFLEDSDKRTLSAQLPESGFYEFVVVSTASSSADYRLTLTVENPTPPPEPTPTETPTPTPTETPTETPTPTPSTTP; via the coding sequence ATGACTAACTTATATTGTTCAAAAGGACACGAGAATTATCCAGGAACTCGGTTCTGTCTTAAGTGTGGTGAGAATTTAGTGGATAATTTTGTGAATCAGGGGATTCAGCCGGGGTTAACTTTAAGCGATCGCTATTTGATTGTGCGCCAAGTCGGACAGGGAGGATTTGGGCGTACTTATTTAGCTGAAGATATTAACCGTTTTCGTGAACTCTGTATTTTAAAAGAATTTTCTCCCCAAGTGCAAACGCCCTATGTTTTACAAAAAGCAGAGGAATTGTTTCAACGGGAAGCTAATGTACTTTATAAATTACAACATCCTCAAATTCCCCGCTTTCGGGAAATATTCCGCGTCAATCAAATGGGGAAGGAATATCTATTTTTAGTTCAGGATTATGTAGAAGGGGAAACCTATAGCAGTTTGCTAAGTTATCGCACACAACAAGGGTTACGATTTACAGAAGCAGAAATTCGTCAACTATTGCTGCAAATCTTACCTGTGCTGGATTATATCCATTCTCTGGGTGTGATTCATCGTGATATCTCACCAGATAATCTCATCCTTCGCAATGTCGATCAACTGCCAGTATTGATTGATTTTGGTGGTGTTAAACAAGTAGCGGCCGTTGTAGCATCTCAATATTATCAACCCGGTCAATTACCAGCCCAACCACCCGCCACTCTTTTGGGTAAAGTCGGATTTGCACCGCCAGAACAAATGCAAACTGGTTCTGTATCTCCCCACAGTGATTTATATGCTTTAGCAGTCACAGCACTGGTTTTGCTTACAGGTAAACAACCGCAAGAATTACTTGATACCTATAACTTATCTTGGCAGTGGCGACGGGAAATAAGCCTGAGTCCGGCTTTAGGGCAAGTATTAGATAAAATGTTAGCTCCTCGGCCTGGCGATCGCTATCAGTCAGCCGAGCAAGTTTTACAAGCCCTCAACCCAGTACCAGTATATTATCCTCCTACTCAAGCACCCGTACCTCAACCTCCCTCGCATCCTCCAGTTCCTATTCCTATTCCCACTACACCGGAAACCGTTGCTGTTTCTCCACCTCCGCCTCCTTTACCACCACCTGCCAAAAGCTGGTGGACACCAACTAAAGTATTTTTAGCCACATTAGTATTAGTAAGTGGTACTGGTTTATTGTGGTGGGGGGTGAGTAAAGGTGATCGCAATACCATATCTGTTGATCCCACACCTACACCAACTACAAGCCAACCCACCAGCCCTATAGATAAATACTCCCCAGAAGAACGACAACGCAAACAAAAATTAAGCGATCGCCGTCAACAATTAGGTATAGATTCTAACTTTTATATTAATTTAGTTAATCAAGTCTTTTGGGACAAAAACCCCAGTGTACGCGGCAGAACTCTCAGCGATGGCCCAGAAGATGCGGATTTACGGGCAGAGTGGGATGCAACAGCCGCCCAATTACTAGATAAACTAACACCACTGAGTTCTCGCGCTAGAAGACAACTTGGTACTTATACTGCCGCAGAACGCGATCGCTGGAAAGTAGAAGTTAATCAAATTAACGTTGGTAGCCGTTCTTTATACGATTTGGGTGATGCAGCCTTCTTCCAAGCCTTTCCCGAACAAAAGGGTAAAAACTTTATTGATCAACCAATTGGGCAGGTTTGGTACGCCTTTGTTAGTGATAAACTGAGTGCTATCCTTGCGGGTACTGCTTTTCAAAAGATTGTCTTTGATCCTGACGCTATAACTAAAACAGTCAGTGGCACATTACAGTCTGCTGGCGGTAAAGTCTTCATTGCCGACTTAGCCAAAGACCAATCATTAAAATTGCAACTACAAGCAAACCCCAAAGTTTTATTATCTGTCTATTCTCCCTCTGGCAAAATAGTATTTTTAGAAGATTCAGACAAACGCACTTTATCAGCCCAACTCCCTGAATCTGGATTTTATGAGTTTGTTGTCGTTTCAACTGCATCCTCATCCGCAGATTATCGCCTCACCCTCACAGTAGAAAATCCCACCCCACCACCAGAACCAACTCCTACAGAAACCCCTACTCCAACTCCTACCGAAACGCCAACAGAAACACCCACGCCTACACCGAGTACAACACCGTAA